One region of Triticum aestivum cultivar Chinese Spring chromosome 6B, IWGSC CS RefSeq v2.1, whole genome shotgun sequence genomic DNA includes:
- the LOC123135146 gene encoding defensin J1-2-like codes for MASYMKKVAEGPLGTGKAFICLSLLMLLVMSSEKMKSHGCIKRKSGKWLNDTCFIPGTCNAPCRDEGFDSGHCKNTWTCICYKNCTGLSLYPPHA; via the exons ATGGCATCGTACATGAAGAAGGTTGCTGAAGGACCACTAGGAACCGGCAAGGCTTTCATATGCCTGTCGCTGTTGATGCTGCTCGTGATGTCATCTG AAAAAATGAAGTCGCATGGCTGCATAAAGCGGAAGAGCGGGAAGTGGCTCAACGACACTTGCTTCATACCAGGCACCTGCAACGCGCCCTGCAGGGACGAAGGCTTCGACAGCGGCCATTGCAAGAACACCTGGACATGCATCTGCTACAAGAACTGCACCGGTTTATCCCTCTACCCACCGCATGCATGA